The genomic segment ctcagATCCTGATCTCATCCCTGTTGTTTCATGCGATGTAACAGCATGTTGCTCCAACATACCGAGTCCCGCTCCACCTGCTGACTCTTCCTCCAAAGTGACGGAACACTCACTGAATCCAGGGCTTCGTCGGTAAACATGATGATAAATGTGGCTTGAACAAAGCCGAACGAGTAACAATAACTAACTAATCTAACTGCACCAAAACAAAGACGAGCTGTTCCTAGACGTTCTAGCACCGACACCGGACAACTCCGGAGCCATTTTCTTGACAACGTTACCTTAGTTACCGACAGGATGTCCGGGGAAGAGTCCCGCATTCATTTCCGTTTTCTCACCACAATAAAAATCCAACCTTTTCTTTAGTAGTTTTTGAATGTGTGACCCAATGATGTGTTGTATTCATTTATAAAGAtacaaagtcaaacaaatgaTGTTATATACGTTTCCACCATATTAGTAAATCGTCACTAACTACTTCCTGCCCTTTATGTGCAGGCCTGTTAGATCTGTTGGAGTAGATTTTTTGCTATAAGTCTGTTTTCACGTTTCCCATCGACCTAATAGATCCCTTACCTCAGTGTGACCCTATAATGATAGACATAACTGTGACCTTTGTGATCACTTCTCTCAACTTAAAATTCTTTAAGACATTAAGTCAATTCAAACACAAGTTCAGCATTTAGAAAATATAAGATGTTTAGGGTTTGTCGTACATAGGTTTATGACTCGCACAAGCATTGAGAAAAATCTGAAGAGAAGCAGATAGGCTTCTGCTTCTGCAAAGAACTAAACagcaattaaattcaattaaaagccCAAACGCCAAGCACCCTGTCCTGTGGGCAATgcaaaatgcagtttatttaaTAACAGAGATCGTCTGCTAAAAGCATCATATTGAAAGAataggaaaaaaatcatttaataaatCAATTCACACAACATATGTATGACATTAACAGGTCGATGCAGAACTGCTGAAACATCTTCAGTCACATTTAGTTCAATTTACCCCCCCACtcactccccacacacacacacaccattttaaCAGAGTGGAGTCATCATATGTATCAATTACTACCATAACCCCTAAGATGGTCTCCTCTGTTGTTTATTTAGAATTCCTGCTTATGTGATTAAAATGTGTACACTCCAACCATAAGCAGTTATGTTGGCAGTTATAAAGGTTTTTGGTCGTGGTGGCGGTCTGAACACCAGAGTTTCGAAAATATAAGGGGTATAAGTAGGACTTTAAAGTTTGTAGGGTTTCTAGTAATACAGAGCATTGGCATTTGTTTCCCCATGTAtgcactttttttctcttttgccctttcagcttatcccatgagttcaagGTTGCTACCTTGGATCATTGTCCGTATGTTGATatggcagtttttacactggatgtccttcctgacgcaacactccccaatttctacagggcttggaccggcacttcACCGgcactggggatgggaaagggctgttagggattcagtgtcttgcccagagacactttcacatatagccaggactaTGGATCGCTCAGCTAACCCGGTGGTCAGTGGATgactaccttaccaactgagctacagccgtgCCCCCCAAATCTGCAATCATAAAACGCTAAATTGCCAGTATTAACTCCTTTTGGCCACTAGGTGGTTTCATGCTCAGAATAAGCTTTGATACATAAACCCTTTTTTGGTTCAGATGGCTGGAATTGTAAAggtaaatggtcttcacttacatagcgctttaTACTGGTTCTCATTCGTCCAtcccactcacattcacacaccgataGTAACTTAGGAGCAACTTCGGATTCAGTAtcttcctcaaggacacttcgatatgTGACCGCAGGACCCAACCGGGATTGGGGGATGGCAACTCTACcgtcctgcaccacagtcggcGCTTGTCCGGTATGGAACCGGAATGTGGCTTATCCCAGCTATCATAAATCAGGGAATAcgctggacaggtcgccagcgccaacacagacacacatacacagagtcAGTCACTCACACCTGCTGCCACTTTTAAAGTCACCACCTAATAGCACACTGGGAATGTGGTTGTGCGACGCGGCAGCACAAACCAttgcaccaccatgctgccGTTATCCTTCAACGTTATACCAAACGCACGTCAAAAGTTTCTCATGCCTAGCTAATGTTCATGTTCTCCAAAATTTAacgttttatttttcattaagcTCATAAGGTAGAAATGCATTGGGAACAATGTTGCTAAattcaaaggtttttttttaatataggaTAAGATAAGATAATCTCAAACCTGTCTTGTTAGAGCAAGGCTCTCATGATAGATCTAACATCTTTTCATCATTAAAACTTCTCATTTTATAGAGGAGTCAGGTGGTTTTATTCCCATGTGTTCTTGTGGGGACATGTGGGGACATGAATGTGCAGTTGTTTCTAATGGATCAAACCAGGATCTTAAATTCTAGTGTTATTAACACCAGACCTCTCATTCAGCATCATGCATGAGGTCAGTAGACAAGCACTTCGCAagtgcagaaagagaaaagtacatttttagtAGCACATAACATATATGGATGTGGAAATAATACACTGTTAATTGGCGTTTGTTACGGTTTAGCCAAACTAGTGTCTCTATATCAATACAAAGGTCAAACTGACACGACTGCAACAGCAGACTGATCAAATAAATCAAGACACTAGATGTATAGTTCACTGCATAACTTAATTACAGGTCTAAACAAAGCATGACACAGGTTTTATCAAACAACTGCAGATGAACTCTCCAAATGTGACCAAACTACTTCAAACATAATGTATGTatcatgtacatttatttattgtaacaaAGCAACTGGTACACGTAATCTAATGTGAACAAGTTTCCAGTGGAACAGGAGAAATGCCGCAGACTCCACAGAGGACTCTACAGAAATATTTTCCTCTTCCATCTTAAGATGTAAAGTTATGctcaaaattagattttttaggttgtttttataaaaaaattgtaCATTTCAAACTTTGTTGTGGGTGCCAGAAAAACAAGATAATTTATTTAACAGAAGTCCAGCGCTGGTGTCAAAGCCCCACTGCCCCACCAGACCTCCCGATTAAACTGTGTACAAGTGACAACTGTCTTACCAAGATACATGTATAGcccaaaaacatttacaacgGTTGAAAGGAACAAGCTGGTGCTTTCAATCAGTTCCATTAGTACAATAAGtcacaaagaaaaatgcaacTTCTAATAAGCCTTAGTACCCTGCACCACTTGATATATtataatacacatttatatataaaagtgGCTAAGGATGCTATGATAAAGTCATCACTGCACCATggcttatttttaaattgaacgCACAACTTCAACTGAAAACGCTGTCTCATATTTTACATAGAAATTGCTATTGTacgttttttttaactctatgTAGGATGGCGTGCAGAATGctacaaattttttttgttcttttgcatgtctttgggaaatgtacagaaacaaagacaggtGAGACTTCCAGAGAGCCACTGACACATCCCACCCTACCCCACATAGACCTGCGCATGGAGCTGGTCTTTAGACATAGCATTGTGGACAGGCCTTGGCTGCAGAGGAAGagggcggacaggctgacacagaggaattgttttttgtgtgtttttttttacaaacccaaccccccacaaaaacaaacaaaatattttttgttccCATGGGTTTTACGATGATCACAGGAGGACTGGGAAAAGGTGTGTTTGTTGAATTATTTAATCATCCTCACCATCAtcctgaaaagaaagaaaaaagaaaaaaaaaaaagcagttttcagttgtttcaagaatACTTGAGAAGCCCTGTGAGTTACTACCTCTAGAGCACAGAAAGACTGTTATATGTAGAGTTCTTACCTCCCCATCTTCACCATCATTatcttcttcatcatcttcaccttcctcttcctccccttCGTCAATGTCTTCCAGACCCTCTTCttcgtcgtcatcatcatcgCCATCACCTTCCTCATCCTCCATGTCAGGGACCTAGGAAAATTATATCTTTATATCACCTGGCCCTTGTCTTAATGGGGGGCAGACAAACTTTTCCTGCCTTTACTATATAAAATCTCCCTCCGCATCTTAGTGGGAAACTCATTAAGACATCATACAGAACagtttttgggttgttttttttttttcttcaaatcatAAGGAGTGCAGATGTCCTCCAGGAGTTCCGAGCAGCAAGCCAACCagagcccctttcagacatgcactggagttcagacattttccagactttgtCTGGGGTGGGTATAGATGTGAACGCAAAAATCCAAGTCTGTTGGCCATGACATTACCCGGACTTTACCCATCCAGCTCCCTAGTGCATAGTCCGGATTATCTCCACCCGAGCTgattgtgaatagaggaggtaattCGCCATGAGTGAGCGGGCAAGTTGAGGACATCCATTTCCTGCGACTGCCACGAAACTGGGCCAATACAAGCAAACAATGGAAGGTGAAGAACTTATTCATTCATaggaacaaaacaacaatgtcGAACTGGAAGGGCAACGAAATTCGTGAACTTCTGTCGGCaagggcagacctggaaatcgtCAAACAAATGCAAGGAACAGCACAAGACTGTTTGGTATatgaccagattacaaagcaaaacactgtcactttcccagctttgtttttgcgcCATGTCCCACTTctattttatattcattaacAAAAACACTACTATACAATTATTTAGTGCTTGTAAATCTAACTATAAAGACAAGACATTGAATATTTGTAGTATTTATTTAATGACTGCctagaagaaacaaaaagaagagtGAGAGTCCTACCAGGTAGTACTGCAGGGGGTTAGGCCAGATGTCATCCTTAATCACTTCTCCCAGCTCATCAGCACCTGCATCGGAATGGTCAGTAAACCAGGTGAAGAAGCTCTCTGGCTCCTCGTGctgccttttctttccagctttgTTTGGCGTCTGACCTGTACGCTTTGTCAGATCCTGGTAaagtgtaaagtgtattttgaaaaacaaaataatagcTGCTTTTTCTTGTGCATGCAAAAACCCAGAACAAAAGCAGAGCTTCTGGGAAAAAAGAACAGTGCAAGAGAACCTGCAGCACGAAAGTTAACCAACAACACTTTTTGTAggtgaaatgtgttttcctaCTCATCATGTAGaactacataaaaacaaaacacacatgtatatgtaaattaatacaataaaaatgtaaaaaaaattataaacacaaCTGAGGAAAATGCAAACTAACCTTTCCAGCTTTCCATTTGATTTCAGTTGATTTGGAAACAGGATCTCCACTTTCGTTTACGTTAAACTCTTTGGAGAGGGCTTTGTTCTCAAAGTATGGATTCTCATCAAAATACTAGAGAATATAAACACATCCATGTTACATCTGTATTGGAataaagaatgtgaagttgacttTATGCTGTGTTGGGAGTTTTGGGTGCCATTTTGATCAATACAGCCCATTTACCTTTGGCTGTTTCGTGTATTAGATTCAGTGCTTCTCTAGAAAACTTTCAGGTATGCTGGCATGAGGATAGACCTTTTATGCACTCATGGTAAAATAGTTGGTTATATTTTATTCTAGTGCTAcaaaaaaagttagaaaaaataATTCAAGAAAAATCGactatataaaaacatacaatccTTATAATTAATACATGtaataaaactataataaacttAAGGTGGACTGGAACTGCAATTTGCATGCCTCAGCAATTTGAAACTGCTAATTTTCTCATGAACACTGCGCATGACTCATTGCTGCACTTGgtattgaaaaaagaaatcttgtGTTTAATCaaatttcattaaaacacagaCTGGCTCTGTGATTATTACTTAGTCAtcaattattttatgttaacCACTTTAATGACATTGATTACGAACATTTTCGTGTGTAATAAAAAGGTTGAACTTGAAAGAAATCAAATACAGTGACACCGGCCTTTCATGAGAAAATACTTAAGAAAATTGCAGTAACTTGGAGAAGCATGGGTGAAGAAAGatagttataaaaaaacaacacagggAAGATATATCTATTGATAACCTTGTATGAAATCTATTAAAAGTGGTTTTCTTAGGTCATcatgttttcatacatttgtgGGTTTCTTCGTTTTCTTATCATAGCTGTCAAAAGCTAATCAAGTCGAAGCAGGGAGGAGACGGTGCTAGAGTCACCTGACTGAGACTCCCCATTATTCCCAAATGAGAGTATATTGGACAAATGTTGTGTTGGACAAGATGTTTTACACTGCCTGTTATTTAGGCATAGCAGCTTTCCATGTCCACgtatgtttaattttctttatctttccattgccatcaaatttaaacattttaaacaactatCTAGCCAAACGGGAAATATGCAGGTAACTAATTCTGTAGCAGGGACAGGTAAACAGACCACAGGGGTCTCAAACACAGTGGACAGCGCTCCCAAAATTAAAGTTGtgcaacttcacattctctaaaTCGCCTGACATTTAGAATGTAAACTCTCTAAGTAAAAGTAAACCTGAGAACTCACAAAGTCTATTCTGTATCCAGACTTGATATCCTCAAACTCAGTGACCTCAACTCTTGACAAGTAATGAAGTgcttcctcatcctcttcccCCAGAAGAGCTGAAACTACAGGTCAGACACCATTAGCTGCtgagcacgcacacacaaacacacacacacacacacacaccaaataaaCAGTTTACCTTGTGGATGGTTGACGAATGTTGTGACCCAGAAATTGGGGATTTTGGCTATAAGTTCTGATCGCTTCTGAAAGAAGGGCTGGCGTAATTTGTTGTACTTCTGCTcaacttttaaaatttcttCACTAGCCTGTTCATTCAGTCTAAAGGGTAAAGAAACAGACATCAGAAAGAAAACTTCTCCACACACAATTCAATGATGACAAAGAAAATTCTTTCAAAGCTCACCTGTCAATTTCATTCTGTACTTCATCAATGTGTTCAATTGCTtcctgttgctctttttctaaaaggaaaagaaaactgttaaaaacttGGATTatggtaaaaaataatatagtaGAGTACAGAAGTTTGGATCCCCTTTTTTCAAACTGCAAAAAGAGCTAAACAAAGTTTTTCGCCATCAACAAAGTTTTTTATGCCCATTCAACAAAATGCTCATCAGAAATTCAGTGAATTTGTAATTATTCTGACAAGATGAATGCACAAAATGGCATGTAAGGGGTTGTAAACTTATCactaaatctaaaataatattgtacatttagctaaaaaaaaagatcatgaGGGgcatataaaaagtaaaataaagtaaaatataaaattaagtcagtgcaaaagtttacaTTCCTGTTGTAATAGGTAATAAGTAATAGGGATACATTTTATAtgagataaaaatacattttgtaacatGCTTGTTAATTTCTATCcacatctttttaaatatctttatataaaattaaaacgTTTAATTCTCAATGTGAATGTACACTACTCAACTTGTTTGTCCAACTTGTGAGACTTCGTTGAGGAGTATTATGATTACGATTGGACCATTACACAACATTggttggtttaaaataaaaaagagagagaaacggATTCTGCagctgcaatattttttttctttaaataagcaCAGTGGTAAATAAAGCGGGCGTCAGTCGTGTGTAAAGCTGGTGCTGGTGTGATTGTGCGCGCGCGCTGGATCCACGGCAGACAGACCCTCTGCCTCCTGGAGTCTGGAGCTTCCTGTTGAGCTAAAGGCGGCCTGGTTTGAATGAGGGGCTTAACGATGTCTCGCTGCAAAATGCTATCTGTCTAGATAACAAAACAACGTGCACTCCACGAAGGGCTCTTTGTGTCTATTGCCattatattattaacattttctatttcacGTTCTAGTAACATTAACAATGCAGCTTTCTAAACGAATACGAAGCgcttgtttacattttgcaccGCTACAAACTAACAAACGCCAAGCTCGCAAGAATGGTTCCTTTAAGTTCAGCAGTTAATATAAACCTTATGTGAGCTCAGCCTTTCTTATCTGGATGAAAACAGGATACAGTGAATGTTGCACTTAAAAGTAATATAAGCAAACAATCGAGTATATAGCTTCAGTTACACACTAGCATGAGGAAACGCACAACTTCACGCGATTTCGCCTGCACATCCCTAGAACAAACCTTCCAAGGTTGGCTGAATGGAGAATAACTGCTCA from the Channa argus isolate prfri chromosome 18, Channa argus male v1.0, whole genome shotgun sequence genome contains:
- the setb gene encoding SET nuclear proto-oncogene b isoform X2 → MLCNGPIVIIILLNEVSQVGQTKKEQQEAIEHIDEVQNEIDRLNEQASEEILKVEQKYNKLRQPFFQKRSELIAKIPNFWVTTFVNHPQVSALLGEEDEEALHYLSRVEVTEFEDIKSGYRIDFYFDENPYFENKALSKEFNVNESGDPVSKSTEIKWKAGKDLTKRTGQTPNKAGKKRQHEEPESFFTWFTDHSDAGADELGEVIKDDIWPNPLQYYLVPDMEDEEGDGDDDDDEEEGLEDIDEGEEEEGEDDEEDNDGEDGEDDGEDD
- the setb gene encoding SET nuclear proto-oncogene b isoform X1, which gives rise to MSGSSAKVSRKENSNHDGADETSEKEQQEAIEHIDEVQNEIDRLNEQASEEILKVEQKYNKLRQPFFQKRSELIAKIPNFWVTTFVNHPQVSALLGEEDEEALHYLSRVEVTEFEDIKSGYRIDFYFDENPYFENKALSKEFNVNESGDPVSKSTEIKWKAGKDLTKRTGQTPNKAGKKRQHEEPESFFTWFTDHSDAGADELGEVIKDDIWPNPLQYYLVPDMEDEEGDGDDDDDEEEGLEDIDEGEEEEGEDDEEDNDGEDGEDDGEDD